The proteins below come from a single Rhizobium sp. BT04 genomic window:
- a CDS encoding GGDEF domain-containing protein, translating into MNTAVAPKVQVPDVAGQITYAMRSMGVAPIPRNYELFYEAYIGSNPALTRELAALGAQVTQAELDALGAKYFTNSPVRVFDDAHSRISGELDGLLRILRQEQSSLESYTRLLGETHKRITSKSNASVELIENAIELLSQATGDTMAHGERTVEDVVQRSQEMDQVRKELDEYKRIANTDSLTRLSNRRAFDERLAAVFNNPGMRPVTALLLADIDNFKKINDTYGHPVGDKILATVASVIRSNVRRDVFVARAGGEEFALIIDGNTSEEITAIAERIRRTLETTPFKNSRTRVNYGPITVSIGICMASSAEDAGELYSKTDIALYGAKNAGRNCTILYQDGMQKDFTKSWLIYKT; encoded by the coding sequence ATGAATACGGCTGTCGCGCCCAAGGTGCAGGTTCCCGACGTAGCGGGACAGATCACCTATGCCATGCGCTCGATGGGCGTTGCGCCGATACCCCGCAATTACGAACTGTTCTACGAGGCCTACATCGGCTCCAATCCGGCGCTCACTCGGGAACTTGCAGCCCTCGGCGCTCAGGTGACGCAGGCCGAACTCGACGCGCTCGGCGCGAAATATTTCACCAACAGCCCGGTCCGCGTCTTCGACGACGCCCATTCGCGCATATCAGGCGAGCTGGATGGCCTGTTGCGGATCCTGCGACAGGAGCAAAGCTCGCTGGAAAGCTATACAAGGCTGCTCGGCGAGACTCATAAGCGCATCACCTCCAAGAGCAATGCCAGCGTCGAATTGATCGAAAACGCCATCGAACTTTTGAGCCAGGCGACCGGCGACACCATGGCGCATGGCGAACGCACTGTCGAGGATGTCGTCCAACGCTCGCAGGAGATGGACCAGGTCCGCAAGGAACTCGACGAATACAAGCGTATCGCCAATACCGATTCGCTGACGCGCCTTTCCAACCGGCGCGCCTTCGACGAGCGCCTCGCCGCCGTCTTCAACAATCCCGGCATGCGGCCGGTGACGGCGCTGTTGCTCGCCGACATCGACAATTTCAAGAAGATCAACGACACCTACGGCCATCCGGTCGGCGACAAGATCCTTGCCACCGTCGCCTCCGTCATCCGCAGCAACGTCCGACGCGACGTCTTCGTCGCCCGCGCCGGTGGCGAGGAATTTGCTCTCATCATCGACGGCAATACATCAGAGGAAATCACGGCGATCGCCGAACGCATCCGCCGGACGCTGGAAACGACCCCGTTCAAGAATTCCCGCACGCGGGTGAACTACGGCCCGATTACCGTCTCGATCGGCATCTGCATGGCTTCCAGCGCCGAGGATGCAGGGGAACTCTACAGCAAGACCGACATCGCCCTTTACGGCGCTAAGAATGCCGGCCGCAACTGCACCATCCTCTATCAGGACGGCATGCAGAAGGATTTCACCAAGAGCTGGCTGATTTATAAGACCTGA
- the moaA gene encoding GTP 3',8-cyclase MoaA, which produces MNSRVGTIGDASPLAADAHPMIDPFGRAVTYLRVSVTDRCDFRCTYCMAENMTFLPKKDLLTLEELDRLCSAFIAKGVSKIRLTGGEPLVRKNIMYLVRQLGQKIGSGLDELTLTTNGSQLSRHAEELYDCGVRRINVSLDTLDPDKFRKITRWGDFAKVMEGIDAAQKAGLKIKLNAVALKDFNDAEMPELLRFAHGRGMDLTVIETMPMGEIEEDRTDQYLPLSELRADLEKQFTLTDIDYHTGGPARYARVEETGGRLGFITPMTHNFCESCNRVRLTCTGTLYMCLGQNDAADLRAALRATEDDALLHAAIDEAITRKPKGHDFIIDRTHNRPAVARHMSVTGG; this is translated from the coding sequence GTGAACAGCAGAGTTGGAACGATAGGCGATGCATCGCCGCTGGCGGCGGATGCGCACCCCATGATCGACCCTTTCGGGCGGGCGGTCACCTATCTCCGCGTCTCCGTCACCGACCGCTGCGATTTCCGCTGCACCTATTGCATGGCGGAGAATATGACCTTCCTGCCGAAGAAGGATCTGTTGACGCTGGAAGAGCTCGACCGGCTCTGTTCCGCCTTCATCGCCAAGGGTGTCAGCAAGATCAGGCTGACCGGCGGCGAGCCCTTGGTGCGCAAGAACATCATGTATCTGGTGCGCCAGCTCGGCCAGAAGATCGGCTCCGGCCTCGACGAATTGACGCTGACGACCAACGGTTCGCAGCTTTCACGCCATGCCGAGGAGCTCTATGATTGCGGCGTGCGCCGGATCAACGTCTCGCTGGATACGCTCGACCCCGACAAATTCCGCAAGATCACCCGCTGGGGTGATTTCGCCAAGGTCATGGAAGGCATCGACGCGGCGCAGAAAGCCGGGCTGAAAATTAAGCTCAACGCCGTGGCGCTGAAGGATTTCAACGATGCCGAGATGCCGGAGCTTCTGCGCTTCGCCCATGGCCGCGGCATGGATTTGACCGTTATCGAAACCATGCCGATGGGCGAGATCGAAGAAGACCGCACGGATCAATACCTGCCGCTCTCCGAGCTTCGCGCCGATCTGGAGAAGCAGTTCACGCTGACTGATATCGACTACCACACCGGCGGCCCGGCGCGTTATGCCAGGGTCGAAGAAACCGGCGGCCGCCTCGGCTTCATCACGCCGATGACCCATAATTTCTGCGAAAGCTGCAACCGCGTCCGCCTCACCTGCACCGGTACGCTCTATATGTGCCTCGGCCAGAACGACGCCGCTGACCTGCGCGCGGCCCTGCGCGCCACCGAAGACGACGCCCTCCTCCACGCCGCCATCGACGAAGCCATCACCCGCAAACCCAAAGGCCACGATTTCATCATCGACCGCACGCATAACAGGCCGGCGGTGGCCAGGCATATGAGTGTTACGGGTGGGTGA
- a CDS encoding iron ABC transporter permease, which translates to MAEIAARSIEVEAGRERYRALARRKLLILFAMTAALCLSFAVDLAWGPARYNLGEVVSALLDPSSVSDQIRAVVWGIRMPVAGMAIVVGASLSVAGAQMQTILANPLASPFTLGISAAASFGAALAIVTSVPLLPVAAGLLVPVNAFVMALIATLFIHFISQARGVSVQTVVLLGIALVFTFNAALAFLQYLASEQALSAVVFWTMGSLTKATWPKIWVTLAVLLAALPLFARNAWALTAIRLGEDKAASFGVNVRRIRLETMLVVSLLAAVPVSFVGTIGFVGLVGPHIARMILGEDQRFFLPGSILSGALLLSLTSIVSKSIIPGVVFPIGIITALVGVPFFFSLILSNRSRSW; encoded by the coding sequence ATGGCCGAGATCGCCGCACGATCGATCGAAGTGGAAGCCGGGAGAGAGCGCTACCGCGCGCTTGCCCGGCGCAAGCTTCTGATCCTGTTTGCCATGACGGCAGCGCTTTGTCTGTCCTTCGCCGTCGATCTCGCCTGGGGGCCGGCCCGCTATAATCTCGGCGAGGTCGTCTCCGCCCTCCTCGACCCCTCCTCCGTTTCGGATCAGATCCGCGCCGTCGTCTGGGGCATCCGCATGCCTGTCGCCGGGATGGCGATCGTCGTCGGCGCCTCGCTCTCCGTTGCCGGCGCGCAGATGCAGACGATTCTCGCCAATCCGCTCGCCAGCCCCTTCACGCTCGGCATTTCGGCGGCGGCAAGCTTCGGCGCGGCGCTGGCGATCGTCACCAGCGTTCCGCTTCTGCCTGTCGCGGCCGGGCTGCTGGTGCCGGTCAACGCCTTCGTCATGGCGCTGATCGCCACCCTCTTCATCCATTTCATCTCGCAGGCCCGCGGCGTCTCGGTGCAGACAGTGGTGCTGCTCGGCATTGCCCTGGTCTTCACCTTCAATGCGGCTCTCGCCTTCCTGCAATATCTGGCCTCCGAACAGGCGCTGTCGGCCGTGGTCTTCTGGACGATGGGCAGCCTCACCAAGGCCACCTGGCCGAAGATCTGGGTGACGCTTGCCGTTCTGCTGGCAGCACTGCCGCTCTTTGCCCGCAATGCCTGGGCGCTGACCGCGATCCGCCTCGGCGAAGACAAGGCCGCCAGCTTCGGCGTCAATGTCCGCCGCATCCGGCTGGAGACCATGCTCGTCGTCTCGCTGCTTGCCGCCGTCCCCGTCAGCTTCGTCGGCACGATCGGCTTCGTCGGTCTCGTCGGGCCGCATATCGCGCGCATGATCCTCGGCGAGGATCAGCGTTTCTTCTTGCCGGGTTCGATCCTGTCGGGCGCGCTGCTGCTGTCGCTAACCTCGATTGTCTCGAAATCGATCATCCCCGGCGTCGTCTTTCCGATCGGCATCATCACCGCGCTGGTCGGCGTACCCTTCTTCTTCTCGCTCATCCTCTCGAACAGGAGCCGGTCATGGTAG
- a CDS encoding low temperature requirement protein A — protein sequence MAKTNGKNWLRAKGSAGGSKVSFLELFFDLVFVFSISQLSHALAAHYTPLGAAEAALMTFAVWWVWIFTTWVTNWLDPEKMPVRGMLVALMMLGLLLSASIPEAFGDKGLLFAGAYVAMQVGRSLFTTYAMTRVDRANTLNFVRITAWLVAAGVFWIAGGLLEHEARLIAWVIALAIEYIGPAAGFAVPGLGRSRPSDWDVSGAHMAERCALFVIICLGEAILVSGRTFSELPFSGLTSIVFVTAFIGTVAMWWLYFRFGHGRAAHRIEHEETPGSLARQAFTYGHIPILAGIIVHAVAVEFMFSHPHETGDLGIAAAVLGGSGLFLLGNLWFKGATSGQLPLSHLAGLVLLLLLAFVAPFIEVYLMGVLATLVLIVVAAWEYRSLTGTEAGPALH from the coding sequence ATGGCGAAGACGAACGGAAAGAACTGGCTGCGCGCCAAGGGCAGCGCTGGCGGCAGCAAGGTAAGCTTCCTCGAACTGTTCTTCGACCTGGTTTTCGTCTTTTCCATCTCGCAGCTTTCGCATGCGCTCGCCGCCCACTACACGCCGCTTGGCGCGGCCGAGGCGGCGCTGATGACCTTCGCCGTCTGGTGGGTGTGGATCTTCACCACCTGGGTGACGAACTGGCTCGATCCCGAGAAAATGCCGGTGCGCGGCATGCTGGTGGCGCTGATGATGCTCGGGTTGCTGTTGTCTGCCTCCATTCCTGAGGCCTTCGGCGACAAGGGGCTGCTGTTTGCCGGCGCCTACGTGGCGATGCAGGTCGGGCGCTCGCTGTTCACGACCTATGCGATGACCCGCGTCGACCGCGCCAACACCTTGAATTTCGTCCGCATCACCGCCTGGCTCGTGGCGGCAGGCGTCTTCTGGATCGCCGGCGGGCTGCTCGAGCACGAAGCCCGGCTGATCGCCTGGGTGATCGCGCTCGCAATCGAATATATCGGGCCGGCCGCGGGTTTTGCCGTGCCGGGGCTCGGCCGCTCGAGGCCAAGCGACTGGGATGTTTCCGGCGCACACATGGCCGAGCGCTGCGCGCTCTTCGTCATCATCTGCCTCGGCGAAGCGATCCTCGTTTCCGGTCGCACCTTTTCCGAGCTGCCGTTTTCGGGGCTGACCAGCATCGTCTTCGTCACCGCCTTCATCGGCACGGTCGCCATGTGGTGGCTGTATTTCCGCTTCGGCCACGGCCGCGCCGCCCACCGCATCGAACATGAAGAGACGCCGGGGAGCTTGGCGCGGCAGGCCTTCACCTATGGGCATATTCCCATCCTGGCCGGCATCATCGTCCATGCGGTCGCCGTCGAGTTCATGTTCTCGCATCCGCATGAGACGGGCGATCTCGGCATCGCCGCGGCGGTGCTCGGCGGTTCCGGCCTGTTCCTGCTCGGCAATCTCTGGTTCAAGGGCGCAACCAGCGGCCAGCTGCCGCTCTCGCATCTCGCCGGCCTCGTACTGCTGCTCCTGCTTGCCTTCGTTGCGCCGTTCATCGAGGTCTATCTGATGGGCGTGCTGGCAACGCTGGTGCTGATCGTCGTCGCGGCTTGGGAATATCGCTCGCTGACTGGTACAGAGGCGGGACCGGCGCTGCATTAG
- a CDS encoding alpha/beta hydrolase → MANFALKVTRLGFSALQAVSPELAGRAAFRLFCRTPSARPKGEKAKAALAAGAARLAHAERFTLTLAGGRKAHATRLNGGARGRRKRYLVTHGWGSSADYMADLVSMLAATGAEVVALDFPGHGRSGGRFLHMGLAVETIAAAEARFGAFDAAIGHSFGGAALMVSAAGMLPDAAPVTVRRLALIGAPSEMRWLFTDFGRMIGLRPAAQAALENVVHLVAGRRLEDFNAGEAAGAIGRPVLVIHAEDDKEVPPLHARRYAAAGESVRLLWANGFGHRRIVSAAPVFAAITAFLEEGDANDERIKKDAEIIPLFELPARRAAL, encoded by the coding sequence ATGGCAAATTTCGCGCTCAAGGTCACCCGCCTCGGATTCTCGGCTCTGCAGGCGGTTTCGCCTGAACTGGCGGGCAGGGCGGCATTCCGGCTGTTCTGCCGGACGCCATCGGCACGGCCGAAGGGAGAGAAGGCGAAGGCCGCACTTGCTGCGGGTGCAGCCCGGCTTGCCCATGCCGAGCGCTTCACGCTGACGCTTGCCGGGGGACGCAAGGCGCATGCCACCCGGCTGAACGGCGGGGCGAGGGGCAGGCGCAAGCGCTATCTGGTGACGCATGGCTGGGGCTCGAGCGCCGACTATATGGCCGATCTCGTTTCGATGCTGGCGGCAACGGGGGCGGAGGTCGTGGCGCTCGATTTTCCCGGCCACGGCCGCTCGGGCGGGCGCTTCCTGCATATGGGGCTTGCGGTGGAAACCATCGCGGCGGCCGAGGCGCGGTTCGGCGCATTCGATGCGGCGATCGGCCATTCCTTCGGCGGTGCGGCGCTGATGGTCTCGGCGGCGGGCATGCTGCCCGACGCGGCACCCGTCACGGTCAGGAGACTTGCACTGATCGGCGCGCCGAGCGAGATGCGCTGGCTGTTTACCGATTTCGGCCGGATGATCGGCCTTCGCCCTGCGGCGCAAGCGGCGTTGGAAAATGTAGTCCATCTTGTCGCCGGGCGGAGACTTGAGGATTTCAATGCCGGCGAGGCGGCGGGTGCGATCGGCCGGCCGGTGCTCGTCATCCATGCCGAGGACGACAAGGAGGTGCCGCCTCTCCATGCCAGGCGCTATGCTGCTGCGGGCGAGAGTGTGCGGCTTCTCTGGGCCAATGGCTTCGGCCACCGGCGCATCGTGAGTGCTGCCCCTGTCTTTGCCGCGATCACGGCGTTTCTGGAAGAGGGTGACGCCAACGACGAACGCATCAAAAAAGATGCGGAGATCATTCCACTTTTTGAGCTTCCGGCGAGGCGCGCGGCATTGTAG
- a CDS encoding ABC transporter ATP-binding protein, with protein MVALQLQSVGAYHGRKLFVEDVTTPVMTSGEVVAVIGPNAAGKSTLFKRITGLLKGPGHVVVEGSKTKNAISYMPQDISANAVLTVYESILLARKQGQSWVVGDSDLRFIDQIMAALDITAIAFRDLGALSGGQRQLVSIAQALVREPEIMLMDEPTSALDLHRQVEVLDFMRRQARAKGMLVLIAIHDLNQALRFADKVLVIANGRMRACGTPRDVVTAEMLREIYRVEARVEKCSMDHDHVIVDGTAH; from the coding sequence ATGGTAGCGCTTCAGTTGCAGTCGGTCGGCGCCTATCACGGCCGCAAGCTCTTCGTCGAAGACGTGACGACACCTGTCATGACCTCAGGTGAGGTCGTGGCGGTGATCGGTCCGAACGCCGCCGGCAAGTCGACGCTTTTCAAGCGCATCACCGGCCTGCTCAAGGGGCCGGGCCATGTCGTCGTCGAAGGCTCGAAGACGAAAAACGCCATCAGCTACATGCCGCAGGATATCTCGGCCAATGCGGTGCTGACGGTCTACGAATCAATCCTGCTCGCCCGCAAGCAGGGCCAGTCCTGGGTCGTCGGCGACAGCGATCTGCGATTCATCGACCAGATCATGGCAGCGCTCGATATCACGGCCATTGCCTTCCGCGATCTCGGCGCGCTGTCCGGCGGCCAGCGCCAGCTCGTCTCGATCGCCCAGGCGCTGGTCCGCGAGCCGGAGATCATGCTGATGGACGAACCCACAAGCGCGCTCGACCTGCACCGCCAGGTCGAGGTTCTCGATTTTATGCGCCGCCAGGCCCGCGCCAAGGGCATGCTCGTCCTCATCGCCATCCACGACCTCAACCAGGCGCTCCGCTTCGCCGACAAAGTCCTCGTCATCGCCAACGGCCGCATGCGCGCCTGCGGCACCCCAAGGGACGTCGTCACCGCCGAGATGCTGCGGGAAATCTACAGGGTCGAGGCGCGGGTGGAGAAATGCTCGATGGACCATGATCACGTGATTGTGGATGGAACGGCGCATTGA
- a CDS encoding gamma-butyrobetaine hydroxylase-like domain-containing protein, translating to MSDIWPSELRVSKDRQRLAVTFNDGQSFDLSAELLRVLSPSAEVQGHGPGQKVTVPGKRNVAIISMMPTGNYAVRIGFDDMHDTGIYTWTYLRELGERGAELFSAYEDELREKGMNRDTAEKPR from the coding sequence ATGAGCGATATCTGGCCGAGCGAACTCCGCGTTTCGAAAGACCGGCAGCGGCTGGCGGTGACCTTCAACGACGGTCAGAGTTTCGACCTGTCTGCCGAACTCCTGCGCGTGCTGTCGCCCTCGGCCGAGGTGCAGGGCCACGGACCGGGGCAGAAAGTGACGGTACCGGGCAAACGCAATGTCGCGATCATCTCGATGATGCCGACCGGCAATTATGCCGTCCGCATCGGCTTCGACGACATGCACGACACCGGTATCTACACCTGGACCTATCTGCGCGAACTCGGCGAACGGGGCGCTGAGCTGTTTTCGGCCTATGAGGATGAACTGAGGGAAAAGGGCATGAACCGCGACACAGCGGAAAAGCCGCGCTGA
- a CDS encoding sugar-binding transcriptional regulator, producing MTRLNELRLISRVAQMYHMEGRRQADIAQHLRLSQATVSRMLKRAEAEDIVRTSVIPPVGTYSELEGALREKYDLPEAIVVECTEDRDGAIMARIGEAAAHLLEVTLAPGEIIGVSSWSQTIFKMVENIHPQKSAQVKYVVQTLGGMGDPSVQTHATQLTTRLARLTGAEPKLLPVQGVTSSREAKLLMQADPFVRETMDLFGSITLAIVGIGAVEPSELLARSGNIFSSRELSDLAEAGAVGDISLRFFDKNGKPVKTPLDDRVIGLPLEDLERVDRVIALAGGSKKTEAIAGALRVGVIDMLVTDKFTAQRLID from the coding sequence ATGACTCGCCTCAACGAACTCCGCCTCATTTCAAGGGTCGCCCAGATGTACCATATGGAGGGACGGCGACAGGCGGATATCGCCCAGCATCTTCGCCTGTCGCAGGCGACGGTGTCGCGCATGCTCAAGCGTGCCGAGGCTGAAGATATCGTGCGAACCAGCGTGATCCCTCCCGTCGGCACCTACAGCGAGCTCGAGGGCGCGCTTCGCGAGAAATACGATCTGCCGGAGGCGATCGTCGTCGAGTGCACGGAAGATCGGGACGGAGCCATCATGGCCCGTATCGGAGAGGCCGCGGCTCATCTCCTGGAGGTGACGCTTGCGCCAGGGGAGATCATCGGCGTTTCGAGCTGGAGCCAGACCATTTTCAAGATGGTCGAGAACATTCATCCTCAGAAGAGCGCTCAGGTGAAATACGTCGTCCAGACCCTTGGCGGCATGGGCGATCCTTCCGTGCAGACGCATGCGACGCAGCTGACCACGCGACTTGCGCGGTTGACTGGCGCCGAGCCGAAGCTGCTGCCTGTGCAAGGCGTTACGTCGTCCAGAGAGGCAAAACTTCTGATGCAGGCCGACCCGTTCGTCCGCGAGACGATGGACCTGTTCGGCAGCATAACGCTTGCGATCGTCGGAATCGGCGCCGTCGAACCGTCCGAACTTCTGGCACGCTCCGGCAACATCTTTTCATCTCGCGAACTGTCCGATCTCGCGGAAGCGGGAGCCGTCGGTGATATCTCGCTTCGCTTCTTCGATAAAAACGGCAAGCCGGTCAAGACACCCCTGGATGACCGGGTCATAGGCCTTCCGCTTGAGGATCTCGAACGGGTGGACCGGGTTATTGCGCTTGCCGGCGGATCCAAAAAGACCGAAGCCATCGCCGGCGCGCTCCGCGTGGGGGTCATCGACATGCTGGTTACGGACAAGTTTACCGCGCAGCGATTGATCGACTGA
- a CDS encoding MarR family winged helix-turn-helix transcriptional regulator produces the protein MNKNQSLPWDHPRFRSWIAVARACQLMQQSLARSLADLDIKPPHLDILVNLYRFEGISQQELARKLLVGRSNMSMLLPQMEKRGLIERRSDERDKRVLRLHLSPEGRKLTEAAMAIQTDLIERTLSEEPIEQCMATAQSMERLITVLLRDLRDD, from the coding sequence ATGAACAAAAATCAATCCCTTCCCTGGGATCATCCGCGTTTTCGCAGCTGGATCGCGGTGGCGCGCGCCTGCCAGCTGATGCAGCAATCACTCGCCCGGTCGCTCGCCGATCTCGACATCAAGCCGCCGCATCTCGATATCCTGGTCAATCTTTACCGCTTCGAAGGCATCTCGCAGCAGGAGCTGGCGCGCAAGCTGCTGGTCGGCCGCTCCAATATGAGCATGCTGCTGCCGCAGATGGAAAAGCGCGGCCTGATCGAACGGCGCAGCGACGAGCGGGATAAGCGCGTGCTGCGCCTCCATCTCAGTCCCGAGGGCCGCAAGCTGACCGAGGCGGCCATGGCTATCCAGACCGACCTCATCGAACGCACGCTGTCCGAAGAGCCGATCGAACAATGCATGGCAACTGCCCAATCGATGGAGCGCTTGATTACCGTGCTGCTGAGAGATTTGCGCGACGATTGA
- a CDS encoding pyridoxamine 5'-phosphate oxidase family protein, with amino-acid sequence MKIISSIEELNTIYGAGLSPASVSKVTQRLTPLYREMIEISPFAALATVGPEGLDCSPRGDLGGVVRVVDDETLHLPDWRGNNRVDSLSNIVRDPRLALMFLIPGSNTTMRINGRGVVSDDEALLSSFVMDGKHPRTVVVISIDEVYFQCARAVMRAELWNGEHFADPAKLPTPGQMLKAAVGDFDEETYDREWPGRAAKTMW; translated from the coding sequence ATGAAAATCATCAGCAGTATTGAAGAGCTCAACACGATCTATGGCGCCGGGCTGTCACCGGCCTCCGTCAGCAAGGTGACGCAGCGGCTGACGCCGCTCTATCGTGAGATGATCGAGATCTCGCCCTTCGCGGCGCTGGCGACCGTCGGGCCGGAAGGTCTCGACTGTTCGCCGCGCGGCGATCTCGGCGGCGTGGTGCGCGTCGTCGATGACGAGACGCTGCATCTGCCGGACTGGCGCGGCAATAACCGCGTCGATTCGCTTTCCAACATCGTGCGCGATCCGAGGCTTGCGCTGATGTTCCTGATCCCCGGCTCGAACACGACGATGCGCATCAATGGCCGCGGCGTCGTCTCCGATGACGAGGCGCTGCTTTCGAGCTTCGTGATGGACGGCAAACATCCGCGCACCGTCGTCGTCATTTCGATCGACGAGGTCTATTTCCAGTGCGCGCGCGCCGTGATGCGGGCCGAGCTCTGGAATGGAGAACACTTCGCCGATCCGGCCAAACTGCCGACCCCGGGGCAGATGCTGAAGGCGGCAGTGGGGGATTTCGACGAGGAGACTTATGATCGGGAATGGCCGGGGCGGGCGGCAAAGACGATGTGGTAG
- a CDS encoding class I SAM-dependent methyltransferase, translated as MNSMNTNYSIRDEIRDFWSERAATFDQSVGHEIFSEAERKGWQRLIRKHLGEGQGRAALDLACGTAVISHLMHDAGFAVTGLDWSDAMLAQARAKAKKRGTDIRFVSGDAENTMEPKNSYDAITNRHLVWTLVDPASAFKEWFSVLKPGGKVLIVDGNMGRETWVKDLQKFWTKLTGRPAASHMSPEMMARHQKIRSRVHFAKEMPAEAVVDLLRKAGFTDIVVDRKLSDIHWAQARKMPFLRGLERLVQDRFAIFARKPG; from the coding sequence ATGAATTCTATGAATACGAACTACTCCATCCGCGACGAAATTCGCGACTTCTGGTCGGAAAGGGCAGCGACCTTCGACCAGAGCGTCGGCCATGAAATCTTTTCGGAAGCCGAGCGCAAAGGCTGGCAGCGGCTGATCAGAAAACATCTCGGCGAAGGGCAGGGACGCGCGGCCCTCGATCTCGCCTGCGGCACGGCCGTCATTTCGCATCTGATGCATGATGCCGGCTTTGCAGTCACCGGCCTCGACTGGTCGGATGCGATGCTGGCGCAGGCGCGCGCCAAGGCGAAGAAGCGCGGCACCGATATCCGCTTCGTTTCCGGCGATGCCGAAAACACCATGGAGCCCAAGAACAGCTACGACGCCATCACCAACCGGCATCTCGTCTGGACGCTGGTGGACCCGGCGTCTGCCTTCAAGGAATGGTTTTCCGTGCTGAAGCCGGGCGGCAAGGTGCTGATCGTCGACGGCAATATGGGCAGGGAAACCTGGGTCAAGGACCTGCAGAAGTTTTGGACGAAGCTGACCGGCAGGCCGGCGGCGAGCCACATGTCGCCTGAAATGATGGCGCGGCACCAGAAGATCCGCTCACGCGTGCATTTCGCCAAGGAGATGCCGGCCGAAGCGGTTGTCGATCTTCTGCGTAAGGCGGGCTTTACGGATATTGTTGTCGACCGGAAGCTTAGTGACATCCATTGGGCGCAAGCTCGGAAGATGCCGTTTCTGCGTGGGCTCGAGCGGTTGGTGCAGGATCGGTTTGCGATTTTTGCGCGTAAGCCTGGGTGA
- a CDS encoding ABC transporter substrate-binding protein, whose amino-acid sequence MNFVKMLAVSAAAIAALMPLSAWAQSFTIKDVAGREVTFDKPVERVILGEGRMLYAVAPIEKEDPFAKIVGWRNDLWTTDKDGFNVYVEKFPKGKDLPFLGNLTDGTLQTETVVKLHPDVLLLPIGNKTAADEVKLEEMLAGIGVKIVYIDFREHILANTEPSLEILGKLFGHEDRAEAVAAFWKEQMARVTDRLKAANPPKPNVFMYRAAGLVECCGTFGPDNFGLMVDWAGGHNLGSDFLPGYTGSINAEQVVASNPEVVVVTGSNWSQTKNAKDYVNVGPNAAATLDDSRKVLNTLMENPAFTGSKAVAGGNVHAIWHQFYTSPYQFVAVQQLAKWFHPNLFADLDPDATFREFHEKFLPVAYQPGYWVDAKAGQ is encoded by the coding sequence ATGAATTTCGTGAAAATGCTCGCAGTCTCCGCGGCTGCGATTGCCGCCCTCATGCCGCTTTCGGCATGGGCGCAGTCCTTCACCATCAAGGATGTGGCGGGCCGTGAAGTGACCTTCGACAAGCCGGTCGAACGTGTGATCCTTGGGGAAGGCCGCATGCTCTACGCTGTCGCCCCGATCGAGAAGGAAGATCCCTTCGCCAAGATCGTCGGCTGGCGCAACGATCTATGGACCACCGACAAGGATGGCTTCAACGTCTATGTCGAGAAGTTTCCGAAGGGCAAGGACCTGCCCTTCCTCGGCAACCTGACCGATGGCACGCTGCAGACTGAGACGGTCGTCAAGCTGCATCCCGACGTGCTGCTGCTGCCGATCGGCAACAAGACGGCGGCCGACGAGGTGAAGCTCGAAGAGATGCTCGCCGGCATCGGCGTGAAGATCGTCTATATCGATTTCCGCGAGCACATTCTCGCCAACACCGAACCGAGCCTGGAGATACTCGGCAAGCTCTTCGGCCATGAGGATCGCGCCGAAGCGGTCGCTGCCTTCTGGAAAGAGCAGATGGCGCGCGTCACCGACAGACTAAAGGCCGCCAATCCGCCCAAGCCCAATGTCTTCATGTACCGCGCCGCCGGTCTCGTGGAATGCTGCGGCACCTTCGGTCCCGATAATTTCGGCCTGATGGTCGATTGGGCCGGCGGCCACAATCTCGGCTCCGATTTCCTGCCCGGCTACACCGGCTCCATCAACGCCGAGCAGGTCGTCGCCTCCAATCCTGAGGTCGTCGTCGTCACCGGTTCCAACTGGAGCCAGACCAAGAACGCCAAGGATTATGTGAATGTCGGCCCGAACGCCGCCGCGACCCTCGATGACAGCCGCAAGGTCCTGAACACGCTGATGGAAAACCCGGCCTTCACCGGCTCCAAGGCAGTTGCCGGCGGCAATGTCCACGCGATCTGGCACCAGTTCTACACCAGCCCCTACCAGTTCGTCGCCGTCCAGCAGCTGGCCAAATGGTTCCACCCGAACCTCTTTGCCGATCTGGATCCCGATGCCACCTTCAGGGAATTCCACGAGAAATTCCTGCCAGTCGCCTATCAGCCGGGTTACTGGGTCGACGCCAAGGCCGGTCAGTAA